One genomic region from Mycobacterium basiliense encodes:
- a CDS encoding phytanoyl-CoA dioxygenase family protein produces the protein MNIEDDAVTTLEDLKGDLAQRFKWTPSGGGSIEGAIVDADMAALDRDGYVIWENLLGDEQCQQIREIVRPWLGHTGRNTFEGRHTQRIYSVLSRTRVCDRLVDHPRVLAVLDRLLMPNYLLSALQAINILPGETAQLAHHDDGFYPVPRPRAPLAAATIWAIDDFTANNGATVVIPGSQRWGKRRPGPDDRALPVVMPAGSCVFFVGTLWHGGGANTSSGERLAVTAQYCEPWLRPMEAFSLSVSREIARTVSEDIRRMLGYSIHPPFVGAVDGLHPLRLLETEPNL, from the coding sequence ATGAACATCGAGGACGACGCCGTCACCACGCTGGAGGACCTCAAGGGCGACCTGGCGCAACGGTTCAAGTGGACGCCCAGCGGTGGCGGCTCGATTGAGGGTGCAATCGTCGACGCCGACATGGCGGCCCTGGACCGCGACGGCTACGTCATTTGGGAGAACCTGCTCGGTGACGAGCAATGCCAGCAAATCCGCGAAATCGTGCGACCCTGGCTGGGGCATACCGGGCGCAACACATTCGAGGGCCGGCATACCCAGCGCATCTACAGCGTGCTGAGCCGCACGCGGGTGTGCGACCGGCTTGTCGACCATCCGCGGGTGCTGGCGGTGCTCGACCGGTTGCTGATGCCCAATTACCTGCTTTCGGCATTGCAAGCCATCAACATATTGCCCGGCGAGACCGCGCAACTGGCTCACCATGACGACGGGTTCTACCCGGTTCCGCGCCCCCGGGCACCGCTGGCCGCGGCGACGATCTGGGCGATCGACGACTTCACCGCCAACAATGGCGCCACGGTGGTCATACCCGGCAGCCAGCGCTGGGGCAAACGCCGGCCGGGCCCCGACGATCGCGCGCTACCCGTCGTTATGCCCGCCGGCTCGTGCGTCTTTTTCGTGGGCACCCTGTGGCACGGCGGAGGCGCGAACACCAGTAGCGGGGAGCGCCTCGCCGTCACCGCCCAGTACTGTGAACCGTGGTTGCGGCCGATGGAGGCCTTCTCCTTGTCGGTGTCACGTGAGATCGCTCGAACGGTCTCCGAGGACATTCGCCGCATGCTCGGCTACAGCATCCATCCGCCGTTTGTCGGCGCGGTCGACGGCCTGCACCCACTGCGGCTGTTGGAAACCGAGCCGAACCTGTAG
- a CDS encoding MspA family porin, with protein sequence MPLSAVLRRAAVLAVCLVVSVTAPSAGAQPDAQPPPGAVPPDDGTVPPGTPARITTPDGWSLALGAKDEKHVPVAPLTTALSSREYLSSGIFGASLTGPETPRGILEVGYEIGCGIDMSTSNGFVMANSGGVAPSIGAELPLGPGQPPILIPLVTGQYNNLVSVGLKPGFVVVVPVVRKEFKGANPWIMISAFHLKIDGCVGQSFVRSYSTLTRITDESDVVLSYVGSTKAV encoded by the coding sequence ATGCCGCTTTCCGCGGTCCTTCGACGGGCCGCGGTTCTGGCTGTGTGCCTCGTCGTGTCGGTCACCGCACCGTCGGCAGGTGCGCAACCGGACGCCCAACCCCCGCCCGGCGCTGTGCCGCCGGACGACGGGACAGTGCCTCCGGGCACACCCGCCAGGATCACCACTCCTGACGGCTGGAGCCTGGCTCTCGGCGCCAAGGACGAGAAGCACGTACCGGTGGCGCCGCTGACCACCGCGCTGTCCTCTCGCGAATACCTCTCCAGCGGGATCTTCGGCGCGTCGCTGACCGGGCCGGAAACTCCTCGGGGCATCCTCGAGGTCGGATACGAGATTGGCTGCGGTATCGACATGAGCACTTCCAACGGCTTCGTCATGGCAAACAGCGGCGGTGTCGCTCCATCGATCGGCGCCGAGCTTCCGTTGGGGCCGGGCCAGCCGCCGATTCTCATTCCACTGGTGACCGGGCAGTACAACAACCTGGTCAGCGTGGGGCTCAAGCCCGGATTCGTCGTCGTGGTGCCGGTGGTCAGAAAAGAATTCAAGGGAGCCAATCCCTGGATCATGATCAGCGCCTTCCATCTCAAGATCGACGGCTGCGTTGGCCAGTCGTTTGTCCGCTCGTATTCGACCTTGACCCGTATCACCGACGAATCCGACGTGGTCTTGTCCTACGTCGGCTCTACCAAGGCTGTCTGA
- the lipY gene encoding triacylglycerol lipase LipY: MSYVFAWPETMSAVATDVESIGLAVAAANQSVTGATTRVLAAAEDEVSAAIAALFSAHGQGYQALSAQAAAFQQRFVQTLVGAGEAYAAAEAANVSPLVALEQALLGMQLEIQQAPTTLATGFTQISNTIITGIFGAPADPPFPATQTGTFTGTPSLATRLEIAALAPVKPLLSLSGLETQLAVPGNPLLALIASDIPPLSWFIGNSPPPLLNLLLGETVQYTTYNGMSVVQITPAHPTGEYVVAIHGGAFIIPPSFLHWINYSVMAHQTGATVQVPIYPLLQEGGTAATVVPQMAGLISSQIAQHGSSNVSVIGDSAGGNLALAATQYLVSQALPVPSSMVLLSPWLDVGMTNPNIAFVQDPLLPVGPAQQIGKVWAGNLAVTDPLVSPLYGSLNGLPPTYVYSGNLDILSPDVFVLQHEAAAVGAPINFVLANSQIHDWILLTLDGPRYWPQINRELGIAA; encoded by the coding sequence GTGTCCTATGTCTTTGCGTGGCCCGAGACGATGTCCGCGGTGGCCACCGACGTGGAGTCGATCGGTTTGGCGGTCGCGGCGGCAAACCAAAGCGTGACAGGTGCCACGACGCGGGTGCTAGCAGCTGCCGAGGACGAGGTGTCGGCGGCGATCGCGGCCCTGTTCTCCGCCCACGGCCAGGGCTATCAAGCGCTTAGCGCCCAGGCGGCGGCGTTTCAGCAGCGATTTGTCCAGACGTTGGTCGGCGCCGGCGAGGCCTATGCCGCCGCCGAGGCGGCCAACGTGTCGCCGTTGGTGGCCCTTGAGCAAGCGCTGTTAGGTATGCAGCTGGAAATTCAGCAGGCCCCAACGACGCTGGCCACCGGCTTTACCCAGATATCCAACACGATTATTACCGGAATCTTTGGTGCACCGGCCGATCCGCCCTTCCCGGCAACGCAGACTGGGACCTTCACCGGCACCCCGTCGCTGGCAACCAGACTTGAAATCGCTGCGTTGGCGCCGGTGAAACCCCTGCTGTCGTTATCCGGACTCGAAACTCAACTCGCCGTGCCGGGTAATCCGCTATTGGCGCTCATTGCCAGTGACATCCCGCCGCTGTCGTGGTTTATCGGCAACTCCCCGCCACCGTTGTTGAACTTGCTGCTCGGAGAAACGGTGCAATACACCACCTACAACGGGATGAGCGTGGTGCAGATTACGCCGGCTCACCCCACGGGGGAATACGTGGTCGCTATTCATGGGGGCGCGTTTATCATTCCGCCCTCGTTCCTCCATTGGATCAATTACTCGGTGATGGCTCACCAAACCGGCGCGACGGTTCAGGTGCCGATTTATCCATTGCTGCAAGAGGGAGGTACCGCCGCCACGGTGGTGCCCCAGATGGCCGGCCTTATCTCCTCCCAAATCGCCCAACACGGGTCCTCTAACGTCAGCGTGATCGGCGACTCCGCGGGTGGCAACCTCGCGCTCGCAGCTACCCAATATCTGGTGAGCCAGGCCCTACCCGTGCCAAGTTCGATGGTTCTGTTGTCTCCGTGGCTGGACGTCGGGATGACCAATCCCAATATTGCGTTCGTCCAGGACCCCTTGCTTCCGGTTGGCCCTGCGCAACAGATCGGCAAGGTGTGGGCAGGCAATCTTGCGGTGACCGACCCGCTGGTGAGTCCGCTGTATGGGTCACTCAACGGACTCCCGCCGACGTATGTCTACTCGGGCAACTTGGACATACTTTCGCCCGACGTGTTTGTCCTGCAGCACGAAGCCGCAGCGGTCGGGGCCCCGATCAATTTTGTGTTGGCCAACAGTCAAATTCATGACTGGATTCTGCTCACCCTGGACGGTCCGCGTTACTGGCCGCAGATCAACCGGGAACTCGGTATCGCGGCCTGA
- a CDS encoding spirocyclase AveC family protein, with amino-acid sequence MSTELTPLLTGAVIFGWGSGIVFTAIGAYLSIRRGRLHPLLLLCISAISFSWIEAPYDWAMYAQFPPALPRMPPWWPLNMTWGGLPSSVPVGYIGYFVLPAVIGAALGRRLSARFGWRRPLTLLSVGLVVGFCWAFVFNAFVGARLGVFFYGYVIPGLAVFEGTKHQYPIYDSLALGFQMMVFTYLLGRTDSDGRNVIEMWADKRSTSRLQLSLLSVGAVVVIGNLLYGAVFAPHLATKLGGWVTSGPTEQLFPGVPNQPR; translated from the coding sequence ATGAGCACCGAGCTGACGCCGTTGCTGACCGGGGCCGTGATCTTCGGTTGGGGCAGCGGCATCGTGTTCACCGCAATTGGGGCGTATCTGAGCATCCGCCGCGGCCGCCTGCACCCACTATTGTTGCTGTGCATCTCGGCAATTTCGTTCTCCTGGATCGAGGCGCCTTACGACTGGGCGATGTACGCGCAGTTCCCACCCGCTCTGCCCCGCATGCCACCGTGGTGGCCGTTGAACATGACGTGGGGTGGACTGCCGTCGTCGGTGCCGGTCGGCTACATCGGCTACTTCGTGCTACCCGCGGTGATCGGCGCCGCGCTCGGACGACGGTTGAGCGCGCGGTTCGGTTGGCGTCGACCGCTGACCCTGCTATCCGTCGGCCTTGTCGTGGGCTTTTGCTGGGCCTTCGTTTTCAACGCGTTTGTCGGCGCCCGGCTCGGCGTCTTTTTCTACGGCTACGTGATCCCCGGGCTGGCGGTCTTCGAGGGCACCAAGCACCAGTACCCGATCTATGACTCCTTGGCGTTGGGCTTTCAGATGATGGTGTTCACCTACTTGCTCGGCAGGACGGATTCCGACGGACGAAATGTCATCGAGATGTGGGCCGACAAGCGGTCAACGAGCCGTCTCCAGTTGTCGCTGCTGTCCGTCGGCGCCGTCGTTGTCATCGGAAACCTGCTCTACGGCGCGGTTTTTGCACCGCACCTCGCGACCAAGCTGGGCGGCTGGGTGACTTCGGGGCCGACGGAGCAGCTATTTCCCGGTGTACCGAACCAGCCCCGCTAG
- a CDS encoding VOC family protein, with the protein MFDALDHVILAVHDLGDATRRYATLLSRGLSRRGDHPGWGTANALFRLNNTYLELITPHGDGPLGRTVAAQLDERGEGPIGLAFATADLDLAHAQLVANGLEPSPVSPGLGRDTETGQVRRWRSALLPQSRTRGVLMVAIEHEAPDRLPEAPPSGSNEAVITGIDHVVLTTSDADAAIALYRDRLGLRLALDRSFVDWGMRLVFLQVGGVTVEIAEPLSDAQLPARTDQLWGLSWRVANADAARTRLAEAGLDVSDVRPGRRPGTRVVSVKNGTCGVPTLLIEPATPA; encoded by the coding sequence GTGTTCGACGCTCTCGACCACGTCATTCTCGCGGTGCACGACCTCGGTGACGCCACCCGGCGCTACGCCACGCTGTTGTCCCGCGGCCTGTCGCGGCGCGGAGATCATCCCGGATGGGGTACGGCGAATGCACTGTTTCGGCTGAACAACACCTACCTCGAGCTGATCACACCGCACGGCGATGGTCCCCTCGGGCGCACTGTCGCGGCGCAGTTGGATGAACGAGGCGAGGGCCCGATCGGGCTCGCATTCGCCACCGCTGATCTCGACCTTGCACACGCACAACTCGTGGCCAACGGTCTCGAGCCCTCGCCGGTATCCCCCGGTCTCGGCCGCGACACCGAAACCGGGCAAGTCCGGCGCTGGCGCAGCGCACTGCTACCGCAATCCCGTACCCGCGGCGTGTTAATGGTCGCCATCGAGCACGAGGCACCCGATCGCCTTCCCGAGGCGCCACCGTCCGGATCCAACGAGGCGGTGATCACCGGGATCGATCACGTAGTGCTCACGACCTCCGACGCGGATGCCGCGATTGCGCTCTACCGCGATCGACTGGGCCTGCGTCTTGCGCTGGATCGCAGTTTTGTGGACTGGGGCATGCGGCTGGTGTTCCTGCAGGTGGGCGGAGTCACCGTTGAGATCGCGGAGCCGTTGAGCGACGCGCAGCTCCCGGCTCGAACCGATCAGCTCTGGGGGTTGTCCTGGCGCGTTGCGAACGCTGACGCCGCGCGGACGCGGCTTGCCGAAGCCGGGCTCGACGTCTCCGACGTTCGCCCGGGGCGCAGGCCTGGCACGCGCGTGGTCAGCGTGAAGAACGGTACGTGCGGCGTGCCGACGCTGCTGATCGAGCCCGCCACCCCCGCGTAG
- a CDS encoding HD domain-containing protein: MFPNTPAAAAALTVANRCYTPSLRDHCIRSYLWGAHYAATHRINYDDELLYVSAMLHDMALTDVFDSHTVPFENAGGELAWVFGIAAGWTPERAARAAEIIVLHMRDAVAADVDPESHLLQVATAWDVVGLRPEEFPLETRAEVLARYPRQDFVNEFLTCFENQAARKPGSATAVSVFDHKLASLITTNPLD, translated from the coding sequence ATGTTTCCGAACACACCGGCCGCCGCAGCCGCGCTGACGGTGGCAAACCGCTGCTATACACCCTCGCTTCGCGACCACTGCATCCGCTCTTACCTGTGGGGTGCGCACTACGCCGCGACCCATCGCATCAACTACGACGACGAGCTGTTGTATGTCTCGGCGATGCTTCACGACATGGCGCTCACCGACGTGTTCGACAGCCACACAGTGCCGTTCGAGAACGCCGGTGGTGAACTGGCCTGGGTTTTCGGTATTGCGGCTGGCTGGACCCCGGAACGCGCCGCCAGGGCCGCGGAAATCATCGTGCTGCACATGCGTGACGCCGTAGCGGCCGACGTCGATCCCGAGTCACACCTTCTTCAGGTGGCCACAGCCTGGGATGTCGTTGGCCTGCGCCCGGAGGAATTCCCACTCGAGACCCGGGCCGAGGTGCTTGCCCGCTACCCGCGGCAAGACTTCGTCAACGAGTTCCTAACGTGCTTCGAAAATCAGGCCGCGCGCAAGCCGGGTAGCGCTACCGCTGTGTCCGTCTTCGACCACAAACTCGCCAGTCTGATCACGACCAACCCACTCGACTAG